GTGCCCTTCGCCTGGTTTTGCGCGGCCGGCAGTGCTGGCTCCAACAGCCATgccaaaatgcagcgcgcgcgccgctccagcagtcGCGCTAAAATGCAGCACGCGCTATCGCAGGCAGATAGAAAAAATCCTTGTGCCTTTTCCAATAGATATTTTACATTCATAGATAAACGATACATAGTTCCAAAGCATAGATACATAACTAGGGTGCAACGACATAAAAAACTACTAGATAGTGCAACTAGATAAAACTACAACCTACTCccaatcgtcgtcatcatcatcatcatcatcgtcatcctcgctcGTCTGGTCCGAGGTATCGAGTCACATGTCGTCCCAACAAGGATCATTATCTGTAAAGATCGACTGCCCACCATTTTCAATGATATCGCACTGCGATAACGCCAGGGCCTTTCGCCGACGCCTGTCCAACCGTTCCTTGCGACGCTTTTCCGTCTGCTTCGTCCAGTAGGCTTGCTCATCGGTGACGTCCTCCGGAtggcgccggcgccactccgccatggcccgctcgtcctcctcggcgatgaggaggcggcgctgcagctGAGCGTGCTCCGCACGGTCCTGGTCCGTGATAAGACGAGGCGGAGGGGCGACGTCCTGCGCCTGTTGTCGCGAGTGGATGTCCTGGAAGTTCATCTGCGCGCGCGGCCTGTCTAGGCGCCACGCcggcgcgtcgtacgcgcgggcggcctcgtgcgCAGTCCGGAAggagccgaggccgagccggacgtcgCCGGACCGGATCTCGGCGTAGTACGAGCCGTTGGGGCGCTGgtggacgccgcggtagcccgacgctcctcggcggcgcggcAGCATGGTGGCGCGTCGGTGGTGGGGAGCTGGAGCGGCGAGGAAGCAACGAGGAAGTGGGGGGGGCACGCGTGGCagcggaagaggaagagagagTGTGAAATAGGCGCGTGGCGAGCGCCGCAATTTAAAGGCGCGCTGGAAGCGGTGCGCCAAAAATAGCGCGCGAGCTGCCGCCTTTTCCCGCACACGCGCAAATGATTCCCGCACGCGCTAGCttcccgccaccgctggagcgcgcCGAAACGTCCCACGCGCGCTAAAAACTTAGTTTACCGCGCGCGCGCCTtttggcgcggctgttggagatgctttaagccacccccctcctctggcagaagggttcgcaccccctgtaactctcacgcataatccagtcggccaagcctccgggcaccgagacgtagggctgttatttCCTCCGAGAAGagtctgaactcgtaaaccttgcgtgcacaaccttgttgtagctaggatcttgcctcctcctacgtaccccctattctattGTCAAACTTACTCCCACGACTCCCTTTGCACTGAAACATATACCTCCGGGTCTCACGGTAATCCGATGAGTGGGCTGCCGGACACAGGaaagacaatggagatcctccgCGGTCGGTTGTAGACTAGTCAAAGGTATCTGTGTCGTGGGAATGGATATCCACCGGGGTCGGCCATAGACTAGTTTTGCCTTAGTCCGGTATAATTTTTAGTTAAAATATGTCTGAAAtgtatgaatttcatccggtttgtATGAATATAGTCCGGTTTGTTTAAACAGTTTTTGAATTGTACACGGTAGCATTGGATGGCCGGTTTCCgtacagggccggtcctgagaatttaggggcccggggcgaaactaaaaCTCGAGGCCCCCTTTTGGATCATCATAACAATAATATTCAGTTTTCTAAACACTTTGGATTTTGTGTCACTACGATCTCGCGAGTAAACCCGGGAGTGGACAGCCCGGCCCGAAAGCTCGACAACCAGGCCAGGCTCGGGCTCAGCTTTTCTGCCCGAAGCCCGGCCTAAAAGCCCGAACATGGCATATATCATTATTTTATTAGAAATATCGGTATAATATATCATTTAAATATCCCAAAGTTCATTATTTTATAAAAAAGGTGCTTGAAAGCCCGACATTTGGGCTAGGTCGGGCTGGGCtcaagcttaggattttgaggtCGGGCTTTGCATAGCCCGGCCCGGACTAGGCGTCCCGGAGGATGCCCAGGTTCACTCACGAGTAACCCAAAATTTTATATGATGACCTATGGAGGAAGTAAAGGTGTGCACAGTAGTCCTTAGACGAACTAATTGTAGGATTGATATTATAAATAACAATACCTGAAAACTTACTTTAGAATCATGAAAAAATCAATATGAATGATATGAAAAATATTCTTTCATATCTTCAAAAATCAAAGCAGAAGTATTGTGATAGTTCGTCTAAAACTTAATAAATCAGGACCTAATTTTCCAATTTATTCCGTCATTGCATAGTTCATCTGAAAATTAGTCGTCAGAATCATTATCCAAAACATCACTTTCGTTCTTGATCTCTTTGAGAtttagaccacaagaacaaagtatCAAACTGCAGAAACATAATGGTTAACGATACTTGTGGAATATACATCGGCCGGCCGGCCGGCAACCGCCCACATCCATAGGTGACATCCAGCGACGGTGCGCAGACGCCCCACCCCGTGTGCAGCCATATTCATTGCAATCTGGACGACTGGACCTCATCCTTGATCAAAGCTCCCTGGTTGTGTCTCCAAGCTGATGGATCCTGATTGATTCGGTTTTTAGGGTTTCCTGATTGATTCGTGCCTCATGCATGCCTGTTCTAATGTAGAAGCATATACACCATGGGCTGGAAGAAGGAAAACGAGGACAACGCTGCGTCGTTCCCGTCTGCATGTGGCTTGGGCCTTTGCCTACCTACGCACAGGCCGGGAGGGGGCCCCTggatttcgggggcccggggcggccggccCCCCTgcccccccctcagggccggccctgtttCCGTATTCATGTCCGTAAACTGATCCTCTGTCCGAGAACGAATGCAGCCATGCAGGAGCAAATTTGCTGCTCAGCAATGTCGTTACTGGGCTTACTATTCATTGTTGACTACGTGGCCAAATGGTGTGCAGGAGCAAATTTGCTGCTCAGCAATGCCGTTACTGGGCTTACTATTCATTGTTGACTACGTGGCCAAATGGTGGGCCCCTCAGCGAAGAACGGCGTCAAAGGAGATGGCTTAGAGGGCTGAGTAGATGACAACAAGCGCTAACGTCTTTCACTTCACTGGCCCATGCTCAATTTCTTCGCACGGTTTGGTGGGGCActaaaattttggaaaattttgtTGCAACCTTCACATTTCGGAGCTGGATAGTGGAACAATCATAATTTTTCCTATGTTTAAGCTAGACAATTTTGTGAAGAAGACCTTCTCCAAAACAAACAATTTCACCTTTATGAAAGTAAACTGAAGGCGAGATTCATGCCCAGAACAATAACCAAACAATCCAACGAACTGAAGTTGTAAATAAACAAACTATGAATGCACGGCAATAGAACATCTAAAAGTGTTTGCCACTTTGCCTACAAGCGGTCATCGAGAAGCTCACACAAACACATACTCTATGATGCTCTAGGATCATCACAACAAACGGCAAATTAAGGAATTATTCAGAACCCTGAACGACGGCGTGGCAGCTAGGATAAGCATGCTCGGAACCACGGGCTCTGGTAGGCGTACTCGGCGGTGTGCCGCTTGTCCTCGAGCGCGGCGTACTTCGTCTTGTCGAGCCCGACGGAGGAGGAgaactcggcggccttcttgtccagAGCGAGAAGGATGCCGTCTCCCACCGTCCAGTAGGCGAACCCGTAGGTGCTCCCTGCGAAGTGGaaggggcccagacccctgccgctCTCGAACTGGTCGCCGTAGACTGCCATGCTGCTACGAGCGGCGCCGGAGGTCCAGCGGCCGCCGCCGGCGGACGAGAACGCGCAGGCCCTGGCGACGCCGTCCCCAGGGCGATAGACCGCGCACGTCACCCTGAAGTTGGACAGGCTGATGCGCGCGCCCGCGTCCTCGCCGTGGAGGAGGAAGGCGCCCAGGCAACCGCAGCCCTGGAACCACGCCGAGAGCGGGACGGTGCTGTAGCTCCCCGTCAGGGGATCGCAGACGACCAGGGCATACGCCGGCGACCATGTTGTCTCCTTGTCCAGGAGCAGCAAGAGCAGGAGACCGTCCGAGAAGTCGGCGAGCTCCCAGCAGCGGCCCGCCAGTCCCGGCGGCGGGAGGAAGTCGAGCGCGAGGTTCCGCGCGACGGCGGCGGCCACCCACCGCGAGGAGGAGGGGACGAAGACGGGGTTGCCGCCGGGCGGACGCGGGTGCCGGTGGCGCTCGTCGACGCGGTAGTGGCCGGAGAAGTGGGCGGGCGACAGGCCGCggagcgagatgaaccggagaaggaAGCGTCCGACGTCGCCCGCGATCACGCGGCGCCAGCGCCGGCACGTGCACGCTGCGTAGACGAGGTGGCGATGCAAGGGGAGGCGCAGGAACACGAGCTCGAGAAAATCGTCCGTGAGGGCATCGATCTTGGTTGCCGGCGCGGTTTCCCTCTGGGCActcttgcggcggcggcggcggcggcggccgtcctCCATGGCCACCTGGACCTTACCCTAGCAGAGGTGAAAAGGCTCGGTCGTAAATGGGTGCGCTAATTTCGCCCTGGAGGATAAATCACGCAGAATGGACCCAGGTGGTTCGGTTGAAGAAACGGCTTTGCCAAGTCTCagtctctctctcaaaaaaaagtCTCAGTCACATGCTCAGCCGTTGGAGCTTGTTTCTATTTCTCGCGTGTTAGGAAAGggagaagtgcatatttcaaccctGAATTCTTGCCCTAATTTAATTTATAATCTTGAACTTTAATACCGTCTAAATTACAACCCCCAAGTCTCAAAACCGGTCAGGATTCAACCCTCCCCTCCCTGTTGACcggtttttttagagaaaaggccaaggcccgactttatagataaagccaccaggcagcgtCACGGATACCACAGCTTCACAGGAAATCATAACCACACAGAGGAGTTTAAGAGAAACCTAAGCAAGCATGATATAGGCAACTGCCATACACAGCGCGCAGGCCGGGGAGGAGAAAGACCAAATGTCCGCAAACAACAGCACCAAATTATACGGCAGGGTTCGTCCCGGATATCTGAGAAGTCGAAGCCCGAATTTTGTTGATGAGCAGGTCCAGGG
The Triticum dicoccoides isolate Atlit2015 ecotype Zavitan chromosome 3A, WEW_v2.0, whole genome shotgun sequence genome window above contains:
- the LOC119272092 gene encoding uncharacterized protein LOC119272092, with the protein product MEDGRRRRRRRKSAQRETAPATKIDALTDDFLELVFLRLPLHRHLVYAACTCRRWRRVIAGDVGRFLLRFISLRGLSPAHFSGHYRVDERHRHPRPPGGNPVFVPSSSRWVAAAVARNLALDFLPPPGLAGRCWELADFSDGLLLLLLLDKETTWSPAYALVVCDPLTGSYSTVPLSAWFQGCGCLGAFLLHGEDAGARISLSNFRVTCAVYRPGDGVARACAFSSAGGGRWTSGAARSSMAVYGDQFESGRGLGPFHFAGSTYGFAYWTVGDGILLALDKKAAEFSSSVGLDKTKYAALEDKRHTAEYAYQSPWFRACLS